The Plasmodium knowlesi strain H genome assembly, chromosome: 5 genome has a window encoding:
- a CDS encoding sporozoite and liver stage tryptophan-rich protein, putative, translating into MESYYKEVYDYAPSTVTTVLTVPPETVRISTTANDATDTTTSDITDTSTTNLTDKSATNLTDASATNLTDTQTSPSPSKVPEDSSASPSYKLSESSTFTPPSNIPIYDDGSRNSQMFTPPGASSPPNSTGPAFTALNDSPTHSRTWTPDYESTDIYNDRMDYGYPSRFPPSHGSSSPFSPHSPYGNMPSQIPNRMHNQMHNQMPNQMHNQMHNQMHNQMPNHMHNQMHNQMHNQMHNPMHNQMHNQMHNPQTQQLMRRGRGPHPMPPVNNNNRSASSFFSSVISSILYLFSSTSVLFSNIAHPPPNSNNLQFNAPQAIEYHPRLLEKSEEWKDNEWKNWMNQLEGEWVDFNNTIEREKGKWISGKEKDWDEFIQFMDSKWMHYHEDLEEHVKSDILKRSLTLDEREWKEWIQTEGKELMEKDWKNWITNNESYLDVWSVKEWLKWKNQKIVTWIMTDWKCDEDEYWSKWEESWAKCPNMHDRTNWLNWRERLNKEMVQWNSWVMMKEQHIRENRSNNWAKWKSDKHVLFNLWMDSFIKRWINEKQWFVWVKERNHIRSRGRYNGYK; encoded by the coding sequence ATGGAGTCATACTATAAAGAAGTGTATGATTACGCGCCGAGCACAGTAACAACAGTGCTAACAGTACCACCAGAAACGGTCCGAATAAGTACTACCGCAAATGATGCAACAGACACAACCACAAGTGACATAACAGACACATCCACAACGAACCTAACGGACAAATCCGCAACGAACCTAACAGATGCATCCGCCACGAACCTAACAGACACCCAGACATCACCATCGCCATCCAAAGTTCCGGAAGATTCCAGTGCCTCCCCCTCATATAAGCTCTCTGAATCATCTAcctttacccccccctccaATATCCCCATATATGATGATGGATCGCGCAATTCACAAATGTTTACTCCTCCAGGAGCCTCAAGCCCCCCTAATTCCACAGGTCCAGCGTTCACCGCACTAAATGATTCCCCTACGCACTCGCGCACTTGGACCCCCGATTACGAATCTACAGATATTTATAATGATCGAATGGACTATGGTTATCCATCCCGATTTCCCCCTTCCCAtggttcttcttctcccttttccccTCATTCCCCTTATGGAAATATGCCCAGCCAAATACCCAACCGAATGCACAACCAGATGCACAACCAAATGCCCAACCAAATGCATAACCAGATGCATAACCAGATGCACAACCAAATGCCCAACCATATGCACAATCAAATGCATAACCAAATGCACAACCAAATGCACAACCCAATGCACAATCAAATGCATAACCAGATGCACAACCCACAAACGCAACAACTAATGAGGAGGGGCAGAGGACCACACCCAATGCCACCAGTCAACAATAACAATAGGAGTGCCAGCTCGTTCTTCTCCTCCGTCATATCTTCAATCCTATATTTATTCTCTTCAACCTCTGTCCTATTTAGCAACATTGCACACCCACCACCCAACTCAAACAATCTACAGTTTAACGCTCCACAGGCCATCGAGTACCACCCAAGGTTACTAGAAAAGTCAGAAGAGTGGAAAGACAACGAATGGAAAAACTGGATGAACCAATTGGAAGGAGAGTGGGTAGATTTTAACAACACAattgaaagggaaaaaggaaaatggataagtggaaaggaaaaagactGGGACGAATTTATACAATTTATGGACAGCAAATGGATGCACTACCATGAGGATTTAGAAGAACATGTCAAGTCAGATATATTGAAGAGATCCCTAACCCTAGACGAAAGAGAATGGAAAGAATGGATACAAACAGAGGGCAAAGAATTAATGGAGAAAGATTGGAAAAACTGGATTACCAATAATGAATCTTATTTAGATGTATGGAGTGTTAAAGAATGGCTCAAATGGAAGAAtcaaaaaattgttacatGGATTATGACTGATTGGAAATGTGATGAAGATGAATACTGGTCCAAGTGGGAAGAGTCCTGGGCTAAATGTCCAAACATGCATGACAGAACCAACTGGCTCAATTGGAGAGAAAGACTGAATAAGGAAATGGTCCAGTGGAACAGTTGGGTTATGATGAAAGAACAGCACATCAGAGAAAATCGGTCTAACAACTGGGCCAAGTGGAAGAGTGACAAACACGTCCTGTTCAATTTGTGGATGGATTCCTTCATCAAAAGATGGATTAATGAAAAGCAGTGGTTCGTGTGGGTCAAGGAGAGAAACCATATAAGATCAAGGGGAAGATATAATGGCTACAAATAA